A genomic region of Runella rosea contains the following coding sequences:
- a CDS encoding T9SS type A sorting domain-containing protein — protein sequence MKTKFALIALVAGLGVATTALSQEEKKEARDSAKDKVTVRVRMSEEKDGKTEIVERSYTYNNLSEAEREAKVKAIVDSLKGNGKDATNRRLSIEIEEGDSRHSDHDRRYDDDRIVRKQKEEKERVKIYKSNPKDHQDNYNYNHNFRFDFDEEAFADRMKRVEKRIEPQMRKLERNMEDWSRDFEPKFREFWHSDINIGGTGKPASIRGLEAFPNNPDKNELNLRFYAPNKGDVTITVTDTKGKQVSRKEVKDFSGDYVGQLELGKNAKGTYFVNVIQNEDGAVKRIVIE from the coding sequence ATGAAAACAAAATTTGCATTGATCGCCTTGGTCGCTGGGCTGGGAGTAGCCACAACCGCGTTGTCGCAGGAGGAAAAGAAAGAAGCGAGAGATTCTGCCAAAGACAAAGTAACCGTTCGGGTACGCATGAGCGAAGAAAAAGATGGAAAAACCGAAATCGTGGAGCGCTCGTACACGTACAACAACCTTTCGGAAGCAGAGCGAGAAGCCAAAGTGAAGGCCATCGTGGATTCATTGAAAGGCAATGGCAAAGACGCCACCAATCGCCGATTGAGCATCGAGATTGAAGAAGGCGACAGCCGCCACTCAGACCATGATCGTCGGTACGACGATGACCGAATTGTGCGGAAGCAAAAAGAAGAAAAGGAGCGCGTAAAAATCTACAAGTCCAACCCCAAAGACCATCAGGATAACTACAACTACAATCATAATTTTAGGTTTGACTTTGATGAAGAGGCATTTGCCGACCGTATGAAGCGCGTTGAAAAACGAATTGAGCCTCAAATGCGGAAATTAGAGCGCAATATGGAAGACTGGAGCCGCGATTTTGAACCCAAATTTCGTGAGTTTTGGCACAGCGACATCAATATCGGGGGCACAGGTAAGCCCGCGTCGATTCGTGGTTTGGAGGCGTTTCCCAACAACCCCGACAAAAACGAACTCAACCTCCGCTTCTACGCCCCCAACAAAGGCGACGTGACCATCACCGTGACCGACACCAAAGGGAAGCAAGTGAGCCGGAAAGAAGTAAAAGATTTCTCGGGTGATTACGTCGGGCAACTTGAACTGGGCAAAAATGCCAAAGGAACGTATTTCGTCAACGTAATTCAGAACGAAGACGGTGCCGTAAAACGCATTGTGATTGAGTAA
- a CDS encoding T9SS type A sorting domain-containing protein, whose product MKLNFYLRSLWQSFACILFPLTIFAQINITFPSSRIVFQRDNFGNGIIHVTGQYSQSIDRVEVRVVPMSSGQGEQTDWRLLKDNPQGGFYSGTIQVRGGWYELQVRGLVNGNVISTAELQRVGVGEVFLVAGQSNAQGFFNYGAPGPGDDRVNCVNYRNNDNQNNSFPKPDFVRMSDNGNVGPRGLSSWCWGRLGDMIANRLNVPVLFYNAAWEGTASKNWSETVDGGTTNSIYINDTYPGGQPYGNLRMSLNYYASVTGIRAILWHQGEADNLLNNSAGTYESNLRRIIEKSRQHFGKNVGWVISRVSYYNAKGNNQEIINGQNQVVLGGNSVFFGPSTDNIQTPRPDGFHFQNGGLSDLAGAWNSALDDNFFNSCFPQTGTFPSFSVSCAGGNQLNINVQGPFSSVQWNNGANGSSVNFGPGNYQATIRDGAGNVYYTPNINVPNDLQSAPIAISVDGKLPLCQGSTVGLISSGATGNQWNTGSTNQRIEVSAAGTYSVSTQNLYGCKGSASINVTSFSSPLPSKPAIAASGALTFCQGESVNLTATSAAEYRWSTGDRGQVVTARSSGIYEVRVLDDKGCTSEPTSVNVQVNAPPAAPTISASGNTSFCQGGRVTLSSNYESGNIWSSGQQAKNIEVTTSGTYNVRFRDANGCDGISNNITVTVNPLPSAPTITPERPVVFCDGDSTILTSSSSAQYNWSNGARGRRINVLKAGSFSLTVTDANGCTSPGSEVVTVKVNTLPAPPTITADRNTTICENEVVTLTSSDQTGYIWSNGQNTRSVTVNLPGRYSVRTVDANRCQSPSSNNISITVNALPAKPIITALGPTTFCQGGQVSLTTNYSTGIAWSNFQNSQTITATTGGNYNVSYVDNNGCRSVSDAFSVKVNPLPAAPTVVNERPTTFCETDNTVLTITSGGNIFEWSNGDRGRSIRVYSAGSISATVFEPSTGCTSPVSAPIRIVVNPNPGRPTISVGGPTTICADQNVTLTAPEASAYQWSNNANTKSVAVNLAGNYTLIIRNQFGCPSPASEPVNVRVNQLPPIPSIISEGRLTFCDGDQVGLRVDTNYDVLWNTGESGKRIVAAKSGNYAARVRDEIGCLSPFTGPTRVDVKALPLTPVIEKIGAYTLQVSNPTASAVYAWKSGSQILGETKSVIRVNQSGIFTVTASVQHSATLTCVSRTSSVFDFILEADNNGIAVYPNPSSDGKVIVETQEILKNATLIVYDLMGRPIQIINVPSFDNQKLFDFSALPMGVYVIHVESQGFRRNKKLIIVQ is encoded by the coding sequence ATGAAATTGAACTTTTACCTGAGGAGCCTCTGGCAAAGCTTTGCGTGTATTTTATTTCCTTTGACCATTTTCGCACAGATAAACATCACATTTCCTTCCAGTCGAATCGTATTTCAACGTGACAATTTTGGGAACGGTATTATCCACGTCACGGGTCAATATTCCCAGAGTATTGACCGGGTCGAGGTCAGGGTTGTACCTATGAGTTCTGGACAAGGGGAGCAAACGGATTGGCGCCTTCTTAAAGACAACCCGCAGGGTGGATTTTATTCGGGTACGATTCAGGTACGGGGCGGGTGGTATGAACTCCAGGTTAGAGGGTTGGTAAATGGCAACGTCATCAGCACTGCCGAATTACAACGCGTGGGAGTGGGGGAAGTGTTTTTGGTGGCGGGCCAATCCAACGCGCAGGGATTTTTTAATTATGGTGCTCCTGGCCCAGGAGATGACCGCGTCAACTGCGTTAATTACCGAAATAACGATAATCAAAATAACTCTTTTCCTAAGCCTGATTTTGTTAGAATGAGCGACAATGGGAATGTGGGTCCCCGAGGGCTTTCTTCCTGGTGCTGGGGACGCTTGGGCGACATGATTGCTAATCGTCTCAATGTTCCTGTGTTGTTTTATAATGCCGCATGGGAAGGAACAGCCTCCAAAAACTGGAGTGAAACCGTGGACGGTGGCACGACCAACAGTATCTACATCAATGATACCTATCCTGGAGGGCAACCGTACGGGAATTTGAGGATGTCTCTCAATTATTACGCGAGTGTTACTGGAATCAGAGCCATACTTTGGCATCAAGGTGAGGCGGATAACCTACTTAATAATTCGGCGGGAACGTACGAATCCAACCTACGCAGAATCATTGAAAAATCCCGCCAACATTTTGGTAAAAACGTAGGCTGGGTTATTTCGAGGGTCTCTTATTATAACGCAAAAGGAAACAATCAGGAGATTATTAATGGTCAAAATCAGGTCGTTTTGGGTGGGAATTCCGTGTTTTTCGGACCTTCTACCGATAATATTCAAACCCCCCGTCCTGACGGTTTCCATTTTCAAAACGGGGGTTTGTCGGATTTGGCTGGTGCTTGGAATTCAGCCTTGGACGATAATTTCTTCAATTCCTGCTTTCCTCAAACAGGAACATTCCCTAGCTTTTCGGTCAGCTGTGCGGGAGGAAACCAGTTGAATATCAACGTGCAAGGGCCTTTTTCATCGGTCCAATGGAATAACGGGGCCAATGGTTCATCGGTTAACTTCGGCCCAGGAAATTATCAGGCTACCATCCGGGACGGTGCGGGGAATGTCTATTATACCCCAAATATCAACGTTCCGAATGATTTGCAAAGTGCTCCTATTGCTATTTCAGTAGACGGCAAGTTGCCACTTTGCCAAGGCAGTACTGTGGGGCTTATTTCGAGTGGGGCGACAGGAAATCAGTGGAATACTGGCTCAACGAATCAACGTATAGAAGTATCGGCTGCGGGGACTTATTCAGTCTCTACCCAAAACTTATACGGTTGCAAAGGCTCCGCTAGCATCAATGTTACATCTTTTTCATCACCTTTGCCCTCGAAGCCAGCCATCGCGGCTTCAGGGGCGCTTACGTTTTGTCAAGGTGAGTCGGTTAATTTGACGGCTACCTCGGCCGCAGAATATCGCTGGTCTACAGGCGACAGAGGACAGGTCGTAACGGCTCGCAGCAGTGGTATATACGAGGTTCGTGTGCTGGATGATAAAGGTTGTACTTCTGAGCCGACCAGCGTAAATGTACAGGTCAATGCGCCGCCTGCTGCTCCTACCATTAGTGCCTCTGGCAACACATCGTTTTGCCAAGGAGGACGAGTAACGCTATCTTCCAATTATGAATCTGGTAATATTTGGAGCTCGGGCCAACAAGCCAAAAACATTGAAGTAACAACCTCAGGGACCTATAATGTGCGCTTTCGGGATGCCAATGGCTGCGACGGAATATCGAATAATATTACAGTAACGGTCAATCCATTGCCATCAGCGCCCACCATTACACCCGAAAGGCCTGTAGTCTTTTGCGACGGTGACAGCACCATTTTAACTTCGAGCAGTTCGGCGCAGTACAATTGGAGCAACGGCGCGCGTGGTCGTCGTATCAATGTCCTAAAAGCGGGTAGTTTCTCATTGACCGTTACCGACGCTAACGGCTGTACTTCGCCAGGTTCGGAAGTGGTTACTGTAAAAGTCAATACCCTGCCCGCTCCACCGACCATCACTGCTGATCGCAATACCACCATTTGTGAAAATGAAGTGGTTACCCTTACATCTTCTGATCAAACAGGATACATTTGGAGCAATGGGCAAAATACAAGGAGTGTAACGGTCAATCTTCCAGGGCGATACTCGGTCAGAACGGTTGACGCCAACAGGTGCCAGTCGCCTTCTTCCAACAACATCTCGATAACGGTCAATGCATTGCCCGCTAAACCAATCATTACCGCTCTTGGGCCAACCACTTTTTGTCAGGGTGGGCAAGTTTCTTTAACGACCAATTACAGCACTGGCATTGCGTGGAGTAATTTCCAAAATAGCCAAACAATTACGGCAACTACTGGGGGAAATTATAACGTGAGTTATGTCGATAATAATGGCTGCCGCTCGGTTTCGGATGCGTTTTCAGTGAAGGTCAATCCTCTGCCCGCCGCACCGACGGTGGTCAATGAACGACCAACCACTTTTTGCGAAACTGACAATACGGTGTTGACGATTACGTCAGGAGGTAATATTTTTGAATGGAGCAATGGCGATAGGGGAAGAAGCATCAGAGTATATAGTGCAGGAAGTATTTCAGCCACGGTTTTTGAGCCCTCTACGGGATGTACCTCTCCCGTATCGGCCCCTATTCGGATTGTGGTTAACCCCAACCCAGGACGACCTACCATTTCGGTGGGAGGGCCTACGACCATTTGTGCTGACCAAAATGTGACGTTGACTGCGCCCGAAGCGAGCGCCTATCAATGGTCAAATAACGCTAATACCAAAAGTGTAGCTGTTAATTTGGCGGGAAATTATACCTTGATAATTCGGAATCAATTTGGCTGTCCTTCTCCTGCTTCTGAACCCGTTAACGTGCGGGTAAATCAGCTTCCGCCTATTCCGTCCATTATTTCTGAAGGACGTCTTACCTTTTGCGACGGTGACCAAGTCGGGCTTAGAGTAGACACAAATTATGATGTATTGTGGAATACGGGCGAATCAGGTAAGCGAATTGTTGCTGCTAAATCAGGAAATTATGCCGCACGCGTCCGGGATGAAATCGGTTGTTTATCTCCGTTTACTGGACCGACAAGGGTTGATGTAAAAGCCCTGCCGCTGACTCCGGTCATTGAAAAAATAGGGGCTTACACCCTGCAAGTCTCTAATCCAACCGCTTCTGCGGTATATGCGTGGAAATCGGGTAGTCAAATATTGGGTGAGACAAAATCAGTGATAAGGGTAAATCAATCAGGAATTTTTACCGTGACCGCATCTGTGCAGCACAGTGCAACATTGACATGCGTTTCAAGGACGTCTTCTGTGTTTGACTTTATTCTGGAGGCCGATAATAATGGCATAGCAGTGTATCCAAATCCTTCGTCGGATGGAAAAGTAATAGTTGAAACGCAGGAGATTCTCAAAAATGCCACCTTAATTGTGTACGATTTGATGGGAAGACCGATTCAAATCATCAATGTACCGTCTTTTGATAATCAAAAGCTATTTGATTTTAGCGCTTTGCCAATGGGTGTCTACGTGATACACGTTGAAAGCCAAGGTTTTAGAAGAAATAAAAAACTGATAATTGTTCAATAA
- a CDS encoding response regulator transcription factor translates to MTTKLPPTKILLAEDDPNLGQLLQEYLTNKGYKTDLAVDGNAGLKRFLEGSFDLCLLDVMMPKKDGFSLAKEIRLTDKEVPIIFLTAKSMKEDTIQGFKAGADDYITKPFSMEELLLRIQAVLRRYQKTAPIHELPQSVFQLGKYTFDFAHQVLTQNGTPQKLTSKEAALLKLFCENKNQPINRSFALKLIWGDDSYFNARSMDVYITKLRKHLKDDASLQIINLHGEGFKLLVDE, encoded by the coding sequence ATGACGACCAAACTACCGCCTACGAAAATCCTCTTGGCCGAAGATGACCCTAATCTGGGGCAATTGTTACAGGAATACCTCACCAACAAAGGCTACAAAACGGATTTGGCCGTGGATGGCAACGCAGGTTTGAAGCGGTTTCTGGAAGGTTCGTTTGATTTGTGCCTACTGGATGTGATGATGCCAAAAAAAGATGGATTTTCGTTGGCCAAAGAAATTCGCCTCACCGACAAAGAGGTTCCCATCATTTTTCTGACCGCCAAAAGCATGAAGGAAGATACCATTCAGGGTTTTAAAGCGGGCGCTGACGACTACATCACGAAGCCGTTCAGCATGGAAGAGCTGTTACTACGCATACAGGCCGTATTGCGCCGTTATCAAAAAACGGCCCCAATACATGAGCTCCCGCAAAGTGTATTTCAACTTGGGAAATACACCTTTGATTTTGCCCACCAAGTACTTACCCAAAACGGCACCCCACAAAAACTAACAAGCAAAGAAGCGGCATTGCTCAAATTGTTTTGTGAAAATAAAAACCAACCCATTAACCGAAGTTTTGCGTTGAAGCTCATTTGGGGTGACGATTCCTACTTCAACGCCCGCAGCATGGATGTCTACATTACGAAGCTCCGCAAGCACCTCAAAGACGATGCATCGCTCCAAATCATCAACCTCCACGGCGAAGGCTTTAAATTATTGGTAGATGAATGA
- a CDS encoding adenylate kinase → MLNIVLFGPPGAGKGTQAAKLIEKYQLVHISTGDLFRMHIKEQTELGKRVKDLLDNGILVPDSVTIDMLEEEVQKNPDAKGIIFDGFPRTVPQAEALDAFLASKNSDIKAVLQLDVDEAELKRRIAERKKVSGRADDDEDKLVKRIDEYFNKTVHVLPYYKAQGKLTVVNGIGQIEDIFNNLCSAIDTE, encoded by the coding sequence ATGCTTAATATTGTACTTTTTGGCCCTCCAGGTGCGGGCAAAGGCACCCAAGCTGCAAAACTCATCGAAAAATATCAGTTGGTTCACATCTCAACCGGCGATTTGTTTCGGATGCACATCAAAGAACAAACCGAGTTAGGAAAACGCGTAAAAGACCTGCTTGACAACGGGATTTTGGTGCCAGATTCGGTCACGATTGATATGTTGGAAGAAGAAGTTCAAAAAAATCCCGACGCGAAGGGCATTATTTTCGATGGTTTTCCGCGAACAGTGCCGCAGGCCGAGGCTTTGGATGCTTTTTTAGCGTCTAAAAACAGTGACATCAAAGCTGTGCTCCAATTGGATGTGGATGAGGCAGAACTCAAACGCCGCATTGCCGAACGCAAAAAAGTGAGTGGTCGGGCCGATGACGACGAAGATAAATTGGTCAAAAGAATTGACGAATATTTTAACAAGACCGTTCATGTATTGCCTTATTACAAAGCCCAAGGCAAGCTGACCGTGGTAAATGGAATCGGTCAAATCGAAGATATTTTTAATAATTTGTGTTCGGCCATCGATACCGAATAA
- the obgE gene encoding GTPase ObgE produces the protein MASSNFIDYVKISCRSGAGGAGSRHFRREKFVDKGGPDGGDGGRGGHVILKANSQHWTLLHLKYKRHIRAENGEAGSGARCNGKQGEDVIVEVPLGTIAKNPETGEILAEVTEDGQEVILLKGGRGGLGNHHFKTATNQTPEHFQPGDPSQEEWIVLELKLLADVGLVGFPNAGKSTLLSTVSAARPEIADYPFTTLVPNLGVVGYRDYKSFVMADIPGIIEGASQGKGLGLRFLRHIERNSILLFMVPATSENIGDEYRTLLNELELYDPSLVEKERLLAITKGDLIDDETKKEMMKTVPGDIPYVYISSVTQEGISELKDLIWKTLNP, from the coding sequence ATGGCAAGTTCAAACTTTATAGATTACGTCAAAATCAGTTGCCGCTCGGGAGCGGGAGGGGCAGGCTCACGACATTTTAGAAGAGAAAAATTCGTTGATAAAGGAGGGCCAGATGGTGGCGACGGAGGCCGGGGCGGTCACGTGATTCTGAAGGCAAATTCTCAGCACTGGACCCTGCTCCACTTGAAGTATAAAAGACATATTCGGGCCGAAAACGGAGAGGCAGGAAGCGGAGCCCGTTGCAACGGAAAGCAAGGAGAAGACGTCATAGTAGAAGTACCGCTCGGTACCATCGCCAAAAACCCCGAAACAGGGGAGATTTTAGCGGAAGTAACCGAGGACGGGCAGGAAGTGATTTTGCTCAAAGGTGGGCGCGGTGGATTGGGAAACCACCATTTCAAAACCGCTACTAACCAAACGCCAGAACACTTTCAGCCAGGAGATCCGTCGCAGGAGGAGTGGATTGTGTTGGAATTGAAGCTGTTGGCCGATGTAGGTTTGGTAGGGTTTCCGAACGCCGGAAAATCAACATTGCTTTCAACGGTATCAGCGGCGCGGCCAGAGATTGCTGATTATCCATTTACTACTTTGGTCCCAAATTTGGGGGTGGTAGGATACCGGGATTATAAATCGTTCGTAATGGCCGATATTCCAGGGATTATTGAGGGAGCATCGCAGGGTAAAGGGCTGGGGTTGAGATTCTTAAGGCATATTGAGAGAAACTCTATCTTGCTTTTTATGGTCCCCGCGACCAGTGAAAATATCGGTGACGAGTATCGAACATTGCTGAATGAGTTGGAATTGTACGACCCATCGTTAGTAGAAAAAGAGCGATTGTTGGCTATTACAAAAGGCGACTTGATTGACGACGAAACAAAAAAAGAAATGATGAAAACGGTCCCTGGGGATATTCCCTACGTATATATATCGTCAGTGACCCAAGAAGGAATCAGTGAATTAAAAGATTTAATCTGGAAAACTTTAAATCCTTAG
- a CDS encoding FkbM family methyltransferase codes for MFTYFRDSFRRKIARRYTKEYPSLINHYQLEKDGQIDFAEWANPLATRLGLKQETVDFFRKFIKEGDFVIDIGANIGDTTVPMGLAAGKSGLALGFDPNPYVFKILKENATLNQDKLSIHALPFAISVEEEEFFFISSEASFVNGGISPTKESRHGKFVYPEKIKGIPLMHFLETNYGDWLPKLSFIKVDTEGYDKEILKSISDLIAKYKPVIVAESFEHNSPADKMELFEAIAKHGYDIFYFEEFESTAKVVSIPAKEDITKWHININIYAVPR; via the coding sequence ATGTTCACGTACTTCAGAGATTCTTTTCGTCGAAAAATAGCCAGAAGATATACCAAAGAGTATCCATCCCTCATCAATCATTATCAATTGGAGAAAGACGGACAAATCGATTTTGCAGAATGGGCCAACCCTTTGGCTACGCGGCTGGGTTTGAAGCAGGAAACCGTCGATTTTTTTCGTAAATTCATCAAAGAAGGAGATTTTGTAATCGACATTGGTGCCAACATTGGCGATACAACTGTACCGATGGGGCTTGCAGCGGGAAAATCAGGCTTGGCGCTGGGCTTTGACCCCAATCCGTACGTGTTTAAAATACTGAAGGAAAACGCCACCCTCAACCAAGACAAACTGTCCATTCATGCGTTACCGTTTGCGATTTCGGTAGAGGAAGAAGAATTCTTTTTTATCTCTTCAGAAGCTTCTTTTGTCAACGGCGGAATTTCTCCAACCAAAGAGAGCCGTCATGGAAAATTCGTTTATCCCGAGAAAATAAAGGGTATTCCGTTGATGCATTTTTTGGAGACGAATTACGGAGATTGGCTTCCCAAACTATCGTTCATCAAAGTAGATACCGAAGGTTACGATAAGGAAATTCTCAAATCTATTTCGGACTTAATTGCCAAATATAAGCCAGTGATTGTTGCAGAAAGTTTTGAGCACAACAGTCCTGCCGATAAAATGGAGTTGTTTGAAGCCATTGCCAAACACGGCTACGATATTTTTTACTTTGAAGAGTTTGAGAGCACTGCCAAGGTTGTTTCTATTCCTGCCAAAGAAGACATAACAAAGTGGCATATAAACATCAATATCTATGCCGTGCCGCGCTAA
- a CDS encoding sensor histidine kinase yields MMTTQKIRLLITLMGLAALGLMGFQWHWITSALALRNEQFDLKVSDALQDVVRKLEKQEIIYLIRQREQIEQQQRKLEALNKNRLAKSSQSPKHSLPNEYASNRDDKLTGSNPTDALTPRNRSMTDFQANLINEFLRQRNSELPHIERFLRIHAEQERIFDAWFNQMDHAFWPTDSTSNGSVLMTVRSSVQKARQNAENEPQTYLPSRAKTKEKLLKVASASQSDLLKDVFKDLLFSKRPVEQRVNRIMLDSLLRKSLQERGIGIAYEFAILNNVHQNIIFSTASYRPDSADSELFKASLFPNELNTMPSKLLVYFPERQAFILENMGFTLITSALLLLVILGCFYVAVATILKQKKLSDVKNDFINNMTHEFKTPISTISLAVGMAREQVETQGEPLKIKRYLGIVQDEIQRLGGHVEKVLQMALLDRGEIKLRPTTLNIHDVIEKVLNNLSVQLEQRQGEVELSFEAEQEVIQADELHLTNILTNLIDNANKYSLHAPPQIIVSTESDAENVYIRVTDHGLGMTKEQQTKIFEPFYRVPTGNIHDVKGFGLGLSYVKKMIEAHDGRIDVKSKPSEGSTFTIQLPLQKETLN; encoded by the coding sequence ATGATGACCACCCAAAAAATACGGTTGTTGATTACGCTCATGGGCCTCGCGGCGTTGGGGTTGATGGGATTTCAGTGGCATTGGATTACAAGTGCGCTGGCGCTACGCAATGAGCAATTTGACCTGAAAGTATCGGATGCGTTGCAGGATGTAGTTCGTAAATTAGAAAAGCAGGAAATCATTTATCTGATTCGTCAACGCGAACAAATCGAACAGCAACAGCGCAAATTGGAAGCACTGAATAAAAATCGACTGGCCAAATCGAGCCAATCGCCCAAACACTCGTTGCCCAACGAATACGCTTCCAATCGCGACGACAAACTGACCGGCTCTAATCCCACCGATGCCCTTACCCCGCGCAATCGCTCTATGACGGACTTTCAGGCCAACCTCATCAACGAGTTTTTACGCCAACGCAACAGCGAGTTGCCTCATATCGAGCGTTTTTTGCGCATTCATGCCGAACAAGAACGAATTTTTGACGCGTGGTTTAATCAAATGGACCACGCATTTTGGCCCACCGATAGCACCTCCAATGGCTCGGTGTTGATGACGGTGCGGTCGTCGGTGCAAAAAGCGCGTCAAAACGCCGAAAATGAGCCGCAGACCTACCTGCCGAGTCGCGCTAAAACCAAAGAAAAACTGCTTAAAGTGGCTTCAGCGTCGCAGAGCGATTTATTAAAAGACGTGTTTAAAGATTTGCTTTTCAGCAAACGTCCAGTGGAGCAGCGCGTCAATCGAATCATGCTTGATTCACTGCTGCGAAAGTCGTTGCAAGAGCGCGGCATTGGGATTGCGTATGAGTTTGCTATTCTGAATAATGTGCACCAAAACATTATCTTTTCAACGGCATCTTACCGCCCAGACAGCGCTGACTCAGAGCTATTTAAGGCAAGTTTATTCCCCAATGAGCTCAATACCATGCCAAGTAAGCTGTTGGTTTATTTTCCCGAACGCCAGGCATTTATTTTGGAAAACATGGGCTTTACCCTCATCACTTCAGCCTTGTTGTTACTTGTCATTTTGGGTTGTTTTTACGTAGCGGTGGCAACGATTTTGAAACAGAAAAAACTCTCGGACGTTAAAAATGACTTTATCAATAACATGACACACGAGTTCAAAACACCGATTTCGACCATTTCGCTGGCTGTAGGCATGGCGCGCGAACAAGTAGAAACGCAGGGCGAGCCCCTCAAAATCAAACGCTATTTGGGCATAGTACAGGACGAAATCCAACGCTTGGGCGGGCACGTGGAGAAAGTACTGCAAATGGCTCTGCTCGACCGTGGTGAAATCAAACTTCGGCCCACCACGCTTAATATTCACGACGTCATTGAAAAAGTATTGAACAACCTGAGTGTACAGCTAGAACAGCGGCAAGGAGAAGTGGAACTGAGTTTTGAGGCCGAGCAAGAAGTCATTCAGGCCGATGAGCTGCATTTGACCAATATCCTGACCAATTTAATTGATAATGCCAACAAATACTCCCTCCACGCGCCGCCGCAGATTATAGTAAGCACCGAAAGTGATGCCGAAAACGTATATATACGCGTCACAGATCATGGCTTAGGAATGACCAAAGAACAACAAACCAAGATTTTTGAGCCGTTTTACCGCGTTCCGACGGGCAATATTCATGACGTAAAAGGGTTTGGATTGGGGTTGAGTTACGTCAAAAAAATGATTGAAGCCCACGACGGCCGCATCGACGTCAAAAGCAAACCCAGTGAAGGCAGTACCTTTACGATTCAGTTGCCGTTACAAAAAGAGACTTTGAACTAA
- a CDS encoding shikimate dehydrogenase family protein: MRIFGLIGYPLTHSFSKKYFTEKFEKEGIENSRYELLELPDYHHFPELIKANPDLSGLNVTIPHKQNIIPFLDELDVASAERIGAVNTIKFLPDGKLKGYNTDYYGFRISLEQWLGSLKIVPSQLKSLVLGNGGAAKAVLAALNDLQIEYTIVSRQPEHQSAAISYHDLTADVIAQHLLIINTSPVGTYPKTEECPAIPYELLGANHLLYDLVYNPAETLFLKKGKEQGAQIHNGLPMLQLQAEKAWEIWNS, encoded by the coding sequence ATGAGAATATTTGGTTTGATTGGTTACCCATTGACCCATTCTTTTTCTAAAAAATATTTTACCGAAAAATTCGAAAAAGAAGGAATTGAAAACAGTCGTTATGAGCTGCTTGAACTCCCTGATTACCATCATTTCCCCGAATTGATTAAGGCAAATCCTGACTTATCGGGGTTGAATGTAACCATCCCGCACAAGCAAAATATCATCCCTTTTTTGGATGAACTCGATGTGGCCTCGGCGGAGCGAATCGGCGCGGTCAATACAATAAAATTTCTTCCTGATGGCAAGTTAAAAGGCTATAATACTGATTATTATGGATTCCGAATTTCGTTAGAACAATGGCTAGGGAGTTTAAAAATCGTTCCTAGTCAATTGAAATCCTTGGTGTTGGGAAATGGTGGGGCGGCAAAAGCCGTTTTGGCCGCGCTGAACGACCTTCAGATTGAGTACACCATTGTTTCCCGACAACCAGAACATCAATCCGCTGCTATTTCTTACCATGATTTAACAGCGGATGTCATTGCTCAACATCTGCTGATCATCAATACCTCTCCCGTAGGAACCTATCCTAAAACCGAAGAATGCCCCGCCATTCCGTATGAGCTTCTGGGGGCAAATCATTTACTGTACGACTTAGTATACAATCCAGCCGAAACGCTTTTTCTGAAAAAAGGCAAAGAGCAGGGTGCCCAAATTCATAATGGTCTGCCAATGCTTCAATTACAGGCTGAGAAAGCCTGGGAAATCTGGAATAGCTAA